Proteins co-encoded in one Opitutus terrae PB90-1 genomic window:
- a CDS encoding sugar kinase yields MERLTENKIVLVVRETRLEELKARFNTVSQAQFYVEQLGGDFGDYEREDASYRAAVENAHQRLSQLGRVQVVHRRFVPNFIFGPEDIAVAVGQDGLVANTLKYLDGQPLVGVNPEPSRYDGQLLPFAVRDLDQVIPEVFRRQRPIKSVTMAQAVLNNGQVIYAVNDLFIGPKTHGSARYTISHEGKSERHSSSGVIVSTGLGSTGWFSSLIAGAQGVTATLQARFPMAGSHGTGEAVDVVSWQGRKLRFPWDADHLFFTVREPFPSKTTGTEIVFGKVQAQSVLRIESHMPEQGVIFSDGIEADFLEFNSGVKAEIGVAARMGQLVL; encoded by the coding sequence GTGGAACGGCTGACCGAGAACAAAATCGTCCTGGTCGTCCGCGAGACGCGCCTTGAAGAACTCAAGGCGCGGTTCAACACGGTGAGCCAGGCGCAATTCTACGTCGAGCAACTCGGCGGAGATTTCGGCGACTATGAGCGCGAGGACGCGAGCTACCGGGCAGCAGTAGAAAATGCGCACCAGCGCCTTTCGCAGCTTGGCCGTGTGCAGGTCGTGCATCGCCGATTCGTGCCAAACTTTATTTTCGGCCCTGAGGACATCGCCGTTGCGGTCGGACAGGACGGGCTCGTCGCGAACACACTGAAGTATCTCGATGGGCAACCGCTGGTAGGGGTCAATCCTGAGCCAAGTCGCTACGATGGGCAGTTGCTTCCCTTCGCGGTTCGAGACCTCGACCAAGTCATTCCCGAGGTATTTCGGCGGCAGCGACCGATCAAGTCGGTTACGATGGCGCAGGCGGTGCTGAACAACGGGCAGGTGATCTACGCCGTGAACGATTTGTTTATTGGCCCTAAGACCCATGGTTCCGCGCGCTACACGATCAGTCACGAAGGTAAATCCGAGCGGCATTCATCGAGCGGAGTGATTGTGTCGACTGGTCTCGGCTCGACGGGGTGGTTCAGCAGTCTCATCGCCGGCGCACAAGGCGTAACAGCAACCCTTCAAGCCAGATTCCCGATGGCGGGGAGTCACGGAACAGGAGAAGCGGTAGACGTAGTGTCATGGCAGGGCCGAAAGCTGCGCTTCCCGTGGGATGCTGATCACCTGTTTTTCACGGTCCGCGAGCCGTTTCCCAGCAAAACGACCGGCACCGAGATTGTATTCGGAAAAGTTCAAGCGCAGTCGGTTCTGAGAATCGAATCACATATGCCAGAGCAAGGGGTTATCTTCAGCGACGGAATCGAGGCGGATTTCCTCGAGTTCAATTCCGGTGTAAAGGCCGAGATCGGTGTAGCTGCACGGATGGGACAATTGGTACTCTAA
- a CDS encoding XRE family transcriptional regulator translates to MNAEQRESLLKGFDARLRECIAACGSIYALAKRCEVSIPTLKRYLSGSEPSLTMLVRIAAAANVTPGWLATGQGPQLALPDAGPLPFDAAAKEIRARFIDIQEKLGSSVPKLAPKMLVSPERLRAILTGEVDATAGELVRFCSETNVSLRWILTGQGVRYLFGRPELRDTPTTRHRDPEQFALLLDELSRITDPLTNLNFRVHRVVGDAMAPRFNDGDLAIADTTASLERERVGTYLIVDRGSEFVAYAAKDTSKVVLTFENSKISPLVREWDDQPVNFTIMGRVVYRVAMQRL, encoded by the coding sequence ATGAATGCTGAACAACGAGAGTCGCTCTTGAAAGGATTCGACGCGCGACTTCGTGAGTGTATCGCTGCTTGCGGCTCGATCTACGCGTTGGCCAAGAGATGCGAAGTCTCAATCCCCACGCTGAAGCGGTATCTCTCCGGTAGTGAGCCATCGCTTACTATGCTCGTCCGGATCGCTGCCGCAGCGAATGTCACCCCCGGATGGCTTGCCACCGGCCAAGGGCCCCAATTGGCGCTGCCTGATGCCGGTCCGCTGCCTTTCGACGCCGCTGCAAAGGAAATTCGGGCTCGATTTATCGATATCCAAGAGAAATTGGGTTCATCTGTTCCCAAACTCGCGCCCAAAATGCTCGTGTCGCCAGAGCGCCTACGAGCCATACTGACTGGGGAAGTCGATGCCACGGCCGGGGAACTGGTGCGATTTTGCAGTGAGACAAACGTCTCGCTTCGATGGATTCTAACTGGTCAAGGAGTTCGCTACTTATTTGGGAGACCTGAGCTTCGCGACACCCCGACCACAAGACACAGGGATCCGGAGCAGTTTGCTCTCCTACTAGACGAACTTTCTCGGATAACTGATCCTCTGACCAACCTGAACTTTCGGGTGCATCGCGTCGTCGGCGACGCGATGGCGCCGAGGTTCAACGATGGCGACCTCGCGATTGCCGATACGACGGCCTCGCTGGAGCGCGAAAGGGTCGGAACGTACCTGATCGTCGATAGGGGGAGCGAATTTGTCGCCTACGCTGCCAAAGATACGAGCAAGGTCGTGCTTACGTTCGAAAATTCTAAGATCTCGCCGCTCGTTCGAGAATGGGATGACCAACCAGTCAATTTCACGATAATGGGCCGAGTGGTTTACCGCGTTGCGATGCAACGACTGTGA
- a CDS encoding SPFH domain-containing protein, whose amino-acid sequence MFGFRFIKVQPTTYLLQYRKGHLVREGTGLAFFYYGPTTSLVAVPTASNEVPFIFEETTADFQKVTIQGQITYRVADPKKLAALMNFTLAPNGQSYASDDPEKLPQRLINIVNVHARAQIQRLPLRQAVRESDGLVEALRPKLVAAPEVAALGLEILGFSILAIKPTPETARALEAETREQLLKEADEAIFRRRNAAVENERAIKENELNTENAVELKKRQIRETKMDAERAVQEKQRLLREAEMAASIALEQKKKDLVELTATNARGEADARAYGIEATMKALGTADPRVLAALANAGMNPEQLIAVAFQGIADKADKIGQLNISPDLLRELMGKQQA is encoded by the coding sequence ATGTTCGGCTTCCGCTTCATCAAGGTCCAACCGACCACTTACCTGCTCCAATACCGGAAAGGCCATCTCGTGCGCGAAGGCACTGGTCTCGCCTTCTTCTACTACGGCCCGACCACCTCGCTCGTCGCGGTTCCGACGGCGAGTAATGAGGTGCCTTTCATCTTTGAGGAGACGACCGCGGATTTTCAGAAGGTGACGATTCAGGGTCAGATAACTTACCGTGTGGCGGATCCCAAGAAGCTCGCGGCGCTGATGAACTTCACGCTCGCGCCGAATGGCCAGAGCTACGCCAGCGACGATCCAGAGAAGCTGCCCCAGCGCCTCATCAACATCGTGAACGTCCACGCTCGCGCACAGATCCAGCGCTTGCCGCTGCGGCAGGCCGTGCGCGAGTCGGATGGGCTGGTCGAAGCGCTTCGGCCGAAGCTGGTCGCGGCGCCGGAAGTTGCAGCACTCGGCCTGGAGATCCTCGGGTTTTCGATCCTCGCCATTAAGCCGACGCCGGAGACAGCGCGTGCTCTTGAGGCGGAAACACGCGAGCAACTGCTCAAGGAAGCTGACGAAGCCATCTTCCGCCGCCGCAATGCCGCCGTGGAGAACGAGCGTGCGATCAAGGAGAACGAGTTGAACACCGAGAACGCGGTGGAGCTGAAGAAGCGCCAGATCCGGGAAACAAAGATGGATGCGGAACGGGCGGTTCAGGAAAAGCAACGGCTGCTTCGCGAGGCCGAGATGGCGGCGAGCATTGCGCTTGAGCAGAAGAAGAAAGACTTGGTCGAACTCACTGCCACCAACGCTAGGGGCGAAGCTGACGCTCGCGCCTACGGCATCGAAGCGACGATGAAGGCGCTTGGCACGGCAGATCCGCGCGTCCTTGCGGCCCTCGCAAACGCCGGAATGAACCCCGAACAGCTGATCGCCGTCGCCTTCCAAGGCATCGCCGACAAGGCCGACAAGATCGGGCAGCTGAATATCTCGCCCGATCTGCTGCGTGAACTGATGGGGAAACAGCAGGCCTGA
- a CDS encoding Mu transposase C-terminal domain-containing protein: MNTNQPNWIALIERLQAAGSLTEKGKKYAADVITGLPSRNPSNVAGRNLIVDIASQKMGHTVQVESLTIEAAYAQMLESSVACVGYWAQPIKLRVVCKCRDGIERALWITLDFLVLYPDRLELVECKPESALHAISLTQPGRYSRDDTGRWTSPEVEAALADYGIHFRVVSSADLNPVLLRNYTLLEEVRQASYSSASALEAIMTFLQNRRDGVPLAELVAQAGSAFTKNDIYVGILRRDVHVLLAHCLLVDDRTTLVFAEEYQAEAYRLMKFATVEQSERSLVLKAGTRLRWNGTNYSICNASRNKVYLMAAEGSPTAFPRDLLCSLIGTGEIELLDEVVVDGADQAETLKPYFTALTLEKQLLGKARNEFLRFLERHPEAKPEDFGLKPIKTRTVQRWKRAAHESMVRFGTPLWGLFDRPRPGRPRDALPKEMRDEMTAVAEELYFSKTAPSKTFVWRALRQRREARGLPFPSKGAYRRHLDRMKNLRDATESRQGKGAAYKYDASSAGGKNWITAGDFPLKVSQMDGKSFDILVVDDETGEVLGKPTLTLLTLPHYGSAPIGAAFLFEPESYRSGTMCLRDEIERFGEPVKYIVVDNGKAFNNATFDSLLATLGITKINRPPRDPRFASEIEALFRVIDREVIHNSAGNTKPLQTAREMTAEMNPEKLAIWTLSALWRRIEHYLFTMLWDAPSAALGTTPRLAFERDQKRAPDREGRFTVPPDQAKIAFFPEVDGVTRVVQPGRGIFVEGYYYWNDVMAKPHVEKTKVRVRYDPYELAIVFAAIGDTWVECTARHAPELRNVTERTRHLQVIARRRLKNNHAERRERTHGRKLACLGDEMLEDEKALREQRRARAQRQLSKPQHAHVSPQTEHSGGVQSIGSKLPKIDFSHLRKTAA; encoded by the coding sequence GTGAATACCAATCAACCCAATTGGATTGCGTTAATCGAGCGGCTTCAAGCGGCCGGCTCTCTTACCGAAAAAGGAAAGAAATACGCGGCAGACGTGATTACCGGACTACCGAGTAGGAATCCCTCGAATGTCGCCGGTCGAAATCTGATCGTCGACATCGCCTCACAGAAGATGGGGCACACCGTTCAGGTCGAAAGCCTCACAATCGAGGCCGCATATGCCCAGATGCTCGAGTCTTCTGTTGCCTGTGTCGGCTACTGGGCACAGCCCATAAAGCTGCGTGTGGTCTGCAAATGTCGGGATGGAATCGAAAGGGCCCTTTGGATCACTCTCGATTTTCTCGTCCTTTATCCGGACAGGCTAGAACTCGTCGAATGCAAACCGGAGTCTGCTCTACACGCCATCAGCCTAACACAGCCTGGGCGGTATAGCCGAGATGATACCGGACGCTGGACGTCGCCCGAGGTGGAAGCCGCTCTTGCGGACTACGGCATCCATTTCCGAGTCGTGAGCAGCGCTGATCTGAATCCGGTACTGCTGCGCAATTACACCCTCCTCGAGGAAGTCCGGCAAGCATCCTACTCATCCGCCTCAGCGCTCGAGGCGATCATGACCTTCCTTCAAAATAGGCGCGACGGCGTGCCTTTGGCGGAACTAGTTGCGCAGGCCGGCTCTGCATTCACGAAGAACGACATCTATGTGGGGATACTCCGGCGCGACGTCCATGTGCTGCTTGCACATTGTCTGCTCGTCGACGACCGCACGACTTTGGTTTTCGCCGAAGAATACCAGGCTGAAGCCTATCGCCTGATGAAGTTTGCGACTGTCGAGCAGTCGGAAAGATCTCTCGTCCTCAAAGCAGGGACTCGCCTCCGATGGAACGGGACAAACTACTCCATCTGCAACGCCTCGCGGAATAAGGTCTACCTGATGGCTGCGGAAGGTTCTCCGACGGCATTTCCAAGGGACCTACTGTGTTCATTGATTGGCACAGGAGAAATCGAGCTCCTCGACGAAGTAGTCGTAGATGGCGCGGACCAAGCGGAGACGCTCAAACCGTACTTCACCGCCTTGACGCTAGAGAAGCAGCTACTTGGAAAGGCGAGAAATGAGTTTCTTAGGTTTCTCGAACGTCATCCTGAAGCGAAGCCAGAAGACTTTGGACTGAAGCCCATAAAAACGCGTACGGTGCAGCGCTGGAAGCGTGCGGCGCACGAATCGATGGTTCGCTTCGGTACGCCGCTTTGGGGCTTGTTCGACCGACCGCGGCCCGGTCGGCCGCGGGATGCATTGCCGAAAGAGATGCGAGACGAAATGACCGCTGTCGCGGAGGAGCTATACTTCTCGAAGACCGCCCCTTCCAAAACCTTTGTATGGCGGGCGCTCCGCCAGAGACGAGAAGCGCGCGGGCTGCCATTCCCCTCGAAGGGCGCGTATCGCCGCCACCTCGATAGGATGAAGAATCTGCGAGATGCGACGGAAAGTAGACAGGGGAAGGGCGCTGCCTATAAGTATGACGCCTCTTCGGCAGGCGGGAAAAATTGGATCACTGCCGGAGATTTTCCGCTGAAGGTGTCCCAAATGGATGGCAAGAGTTTCGATATACTCGTCGTCGACGATGAAACGGGCGAAGTTTTGGGGAAGCCGACACTAACATTGTTGACACTGCCTCACTACGGGAGCGCTCCCATCGGGGCTGCGTTCTTGTTTGAGCCGGAAAGTTACCGGTCTGGCACCATGTGCCTCCGCGACGAAATTGAACGTTTCGGTGAACCTGTTAAGTATATTGTCGTGGATAACGGCAAAGCGTTCAACAATGCAACGTTCGACTCGCTGCTCGCAACACTAGGAATAACCAAAATCAATCGCCCACCGCGCGATCCGCGCTTTGCAAGTGAGATCGAGGCGCTTTTCCGGGTTATCGATCGAGAAGTGATCCATAACTCGGCGGGGAATACGAAACCCCTCCAGACAGCCCGTGAGATGACGGCTGAGATGAATCCTGAAAAACTCGCCATCTGGACTCTATCAGCTTTGTGGCGGCGGATTGAACACTATCTGTTCACGATGCTCTGGGATGCCCCTTCGGCGGCGCTGGGCACGACTCCACGGCTGGCCTTCGAGCGGGATCAAAAGCGCGCTCCAGATCGGGAAGGCCGTTTCACAGTTCCTCCGGACCAAGCCAAGATCGCCTTCTTTCCCGAAGTCGACGGCGTGACACGCGTCGTTCAACCCGGCCGGGGTATCTTCGTGGAAGGGTACTACTACTGGAACGATGTTATGGCAAAGCCGCACGTGGAAAAAACGAAGGTTCGTGTCCGCTACGATCCTTACGAACTCGCGATCGTTTTTGCGGCCATCGGTGACACATGGGTTGAATGTACCGCCCGGCATGCACCGGAACTGCGTAACGTGACGGAGCGGACTCGGCACCTTCAGGTCATTGCACGGCGGCGCCTCAAGAACAATCATGCTGAGCGGCGTGAGCGCACTCACGGTCGCAAGCTTGCTTGTCTTGGCGACGAGATGCTCGAAGACGAGAAAGCGCTCCGGGAGCAGCGCCGAGCGAGAGCGCAACGACAGCTTTCCAAGCCTCAACACGCACACGTGTCGCCGCAGACGGAGCATTCGGGAGGCGTTCAGTCGATCGGTTCCAAGCTGCCGAAAATCGATTTTTCCCATCTGCGCAAGACGGCAGCCTAA
- the pncA gene encoding bifunctional nicotinamidase/pyrazinamidase: MNALILVDIQNDFLPGGALPVPHGDEVVAVANRLLDRFPVIVATQDWHPENHGSFAANRGQQPGTMAELGGLPQVMWPNHCVQNTGGAAFAPGLNTARIQRVFPKGTGPEIDSYSGFFDNRRRKATGLGDYLTLKGVTHVFVLGLATDYCVKATAIDAQQLGFTTTLVLDGCRGVELNPGDCDRALEEMQRAGVRLVQSVDLATNR, translated from the coding sequence ATGAATGCCCTGATCCTGGTCGATATCCAGAATGACTTCCTCCCCGGCGGTGCGTTGCCCGTGCCGCACGGCGATGAAGTGGTTGCAGTCGCGAACCGGCTGCTCGATCGCTTCCCAGTTATCGTCGCCACGCAGGACTGGCATCCGGAAAATCACGGCAGCTTCGCCGCCAATCGCGGACAGCAGCCCGGCACGATGGCTGAGTTAGGCGGACTCCCTCAGGTGATGTGGCCGAATCACTGTGTGCAGAACACAGGCGGCGCTGCCTTCGCGCCGGGTCTGAACACCGCACGCATCCAACGCGTTTTCCCGAAGGGCACCGGTCCTGAGATCGATAGCTACAGCGGCTTCTTCGACAATCGTCGGCGCAAAGCGACTGGTCTGGGCGATTACCTGACACTCAAAGGGGTGACTCACGTTTTCGTGCTTGGGCTCGCTACGGACTACTGCGTGAAAGCAACGGCCATCGATGCGCAACAACTGGGCTTCACCACGACGCTCGTACTCGATGGATGCCGTGGCGTGGAGCTGAACCCGGGCGACTGCGATCGAGCACTCGAAGAAATGCAGCGCGCAGGAGTCCGGCTCGTCCAAAGCGTAGATCTCGCGACGAATCGCTAA
- the nadE gene encoding NAD(+) synthase, translated as MKPIKVAAGILNQTPLDWDSNRANIITAIRQARETGVGVLCLPELCISGYGCEDAFHAPFVHQTAWTELNIIAGETTGMAVAVGLPVMHQNSVFNCACLLVDGVIAGFVAKKFLAGDGIHYEPRWFKPWPSGVQHELRVDGRSYPFGDVFFDLDGLRIGFEICEDAWVANRPGASLASKGVDVIFNPSASHFAFGKLDVRKRFVLEGSRAFGATYVYSNHVGNEAGRAIYDGGALIASGGKLVAAGPRFSFQGVTVTSAVVDIQQTRLSQARTTSHQPGLTSSDAGCVRLKFAVPATAFEPAKIVMAPWENSAELKAEEFARAEALALFDYMRKSRLHGFVVSLSGGVDSAAVTCLAGLSVRMGIAELGLNGFLKKLGYAHALREHRDVGSVIRALLTCVYQGTENSSATTRDAARAVAQAVGAEFLEFEVGELVERYTSIVSGAIGRPLTWATDDIALQNIQARVRAPGVWFLANLRNALLLSTSNRSEAAVGYATMDGDTCGGLSPIAGIDKAYLRQWLVWMEQHGPDGIGALPALRLVNAQAPTAELRPAEQKQTDEGDLMPYTVLDACERAFIRDKKGPAEVLASIGVQFPQYKVDQMKVWVTRFFRLWSRNQWKRERYAPSFHLDDESLDPKTWCRYPILSGGFARELSELNT; from the coding sequence ATGAAGCCTATCAAAGTTGCAGCCGGAATCCTCAACCAGACGCCCTTGGATTGGGACAGCAATCGAGCGAACATTATCACTGCCATCAGACAGGCACGAGAGACAGGAGTTGGCGTCCTCTGCTTACCAGAACTGTGCATCTCGGGCTATGGTTGCGAGGATGCGTTTCACGCGCCGTTCGTTCACCAAACCGCTTGGACGGAACTCAACATTATCGCGGGTGAGACGACGGGCATGGCGGTGGCGGTTGGTCTCCCTGTCATGCACCAGAACTCCGTGTTCAATTGTGCCTGTCTGCTGGTGGACGGCGTCATCGCGGGTTTTGTGGCGAAGAAGTTTCTGGCCGGAGACGGCATCCACTACGAACCGCGATGGTTCAAACCTTGGCCAAGCGGTGTTCAGCATGAACTGCGCGTGGACGGCCGGAGTTACCCGTTCGGCGATGTGTTTTTCGATCTCGATGGCCTTCGGATCGGCTTCGAGATCTGCGAAGACGCTTGGGTGGCCAACAGACCCGGCGCGTCGTTGGCATCGAAGGGCGTGGACGTGATCTTCAACCCAAGTGCGAGTCACTTTGCGTTCGGGAAGCTCGACGTCCGCAAGCGTTTCGTGCTCGAAGGATCGAGAGCTTTCGGAGCGACGTATGTGTATTCGAATCATGTGGGCAACGAGGCGGGCCGCGCGATCTACGACGGCGGTGCGCTGATTGCATCTGGCGGCAAGCTCGTCGCCGCTGGTCCACGTTTTTCATTCCAGGGCGTCACGGTCACGTCCGCCGTTGTTGATATTCAGCAGACGCGCCTGAGCCAGGCTCGGACCACGAGTCACCAACCTGGCCTCACATCGTCCGATGCCGGCTGCGTTCGACTCAAGTTCGCCGTGCCGGCTACTGCGTTTGAACCCGCCAAGATCGTCATGGCCCCTTGGGAGAATAGTGCTGAGTTGAAGGCGGAGGAGTTTGCCCGCGCCGAAGCATTGGCACTTTTCGACTACATGCGAAAAAGCCGGTTGCATGGCTTCGTTGTTTCATTGAGCGGCGGAGTGGACTCAGCGGCGGTCACGTGCCTCGCAGGGTTGTCGGTGCGAATGGGGATCGCGGAACTCGGACTGAATGGCTTTCTGAAGAAACTCGGCTACGCGCACGCCCTGCGCGAACATCGGGATGTCGGCAGCGTCATCAGGGCACTCCTCACGTGCGTTTATCAGGGCACGGAGAATAGCTCGGCCACTACTCGCGATGCCGCACGGGCCGTCGCCCAAGCTGTCGGCGCCGAGTTTTTGGAGTTCGAAGTCGGCGAACTGGTGGAGCGCTACACCTCCATCGTGTCCGGGGCGATCGGTCGTCCGCTCACTTGGGCAACCGATGACATCGCGCTTCAAAACATCCAGGCGCGGGTGCGAGCTCCCGGCGTTTGGTTTCTCGCCAACCTCCGGAATGCGCTGCTTCTCTCCACCAGCAACCGCTCGGAGGCCGCGGTAGGCTACGCAACGATGGACGGAGACACGTGCGGCGGCCTGAGCCCGATCGCCGGCATCGACAAAGCCTACCTGCGCCAATGGCTCGTCTGGATGGAGCAACATGGACCTGACGGTATCGGCGCCCTGCCGGCATTGAGGCTCGTGAATGCCCAGGCGCCGACGGCCGAGCTTCGTCCTGCCGAACAGAAGCAAACGGACGAGGGTGATTTGATGCCTTACACGGTGCTGGACGCCTGTGAACGCGCGTTCATCCGCGACAAGAAAGGTCCGGCAGAAGTCCTCGCGAGCATCGGGGTTCAGTTTCCTCAGTATAAGGTCGACCAGATGAAAGTTTGGGTGACGCGGTTCTTCCGGCTTTGGAGTCGCAACCAGTGGAAGCGAGAGAGGTATGCGCCTTCGTTTCACTTGGATGACGAGAGCCTCGATCCCAAAACGTGGTGCCGTTATCCAATCCTCTCAGGGGGGTTCGCACGAGAGCTGTCGGAACTGAACACATGA
- a CDS encoding ATP-binding protein, whose translation MSKELFSNPPACFTTTIAHLCFDDALDRLRELVRMKTSTRIVIVTGPTGAGKTTLRKQFAQELEAIAAQEIESNPEMVAFGSTSVKAPGPTAFSWKDTYIQLLISLQHPFAEHRAMAQGTNSQAPRTTALKTMSPEAAQRSPNDRLFRILQRTITHRQPKALIFDEAHHLLRVASSQTLVNQLEHIKYIADETNTLFVLFGTYELIKLMDLSSALIRRREVVHFSRYVYDAKDPAQSLEPFAKVVAVFAADLDEICSVSLLEEVPYLYQGSVGCIGVLRDWLFRAWCRTKSPGGRKITKSVLEQTILAASDRLELITETLDGEKYFTNRSLCETDYLTRLGFLPADSSSPSDEQHHASSKRKRKPGERNPHHDPVGTKHLDPTARRAA comes from the coding sequence ATGTCCAAAGAACTCTTCTCCAATCCGCCAGCGTGTTTCACAACGACGATCGCTCATTTATGTTTCGATGACGCACTTGATCGCTTGCGCGAGCTGGTGCGGATGAAGACCAGCACGCGAATTGTTATTGTCACAGGTCCAACCGGCGCCGGTAAGACCACCTTGCGCAAGCAGTTCGCCCAAGAACTTGAGGCAATCGCCGCCCAGGAGATTGAAAGTAATCCGGAGATGGTCGCCTTCGGATCTACATCGGTAAAGGCACCCGGGCCGACCGCTTTTTCATGGAAGGATACTTACATTCAGCTGCTAATCTCTTTACAGCACCCTTTCGCTGAGCATCGGGCCATGGCTCAAGGCACCAATTCACAAGCGCCTCGTACTACAGCGCTAAAGACCATGTCGCCCGAGGCTGCACAGCGATCGCCAAACGATCGACTCTTTCGCATCCTGCAACGCACGATTACCCACCGACAACCGAAGGCGCTGATCTTTGACGAAGCCCATCACCTGTTGCGCGTCGCCTCTTCACAGACGCTCGTCAACCAACTGGAACACATCAAATATATCGCCGACGAAACCAACACGCTATTTGTCCTCTTCGGGACATACGAATTGATTAAGTTGATGGATCTTAGCAGCGCGCTTATCAGGCGTCGCGAGGTCGTGCATTTCTCGCGTTACGTCTACGATGCCAAGGATCCCGCTCAAAGCCTAGAACCGTTCGCAAAAGTTGTCGCTGTTTTTGCCGCAGATCTCGATGAGATATGCTCGGTTTCCCTGCTCGAAGAGGTTCCATATCTGTATCAGGGCTCGGTCGGATGTATTGGCGTCTTGCGTGACTGGTTGTTCCGCGCGTGGTGCAGAACCAAAAGTCCAGGCGGTCGGAAGATCACCAAAAGCGTCTTGGAACAGACGATTCTCGCTGCGAGCGACCGCTTAGAGCTAATCACGGAGACCCTAGACGGCGAAAAGTACTTCACCAACAGGTCGCTTTGTGAAACGGACTACTTGACGCGTTTAGGATTCTTGCCGGCGGATAGTTCATCCCCCTCTGACGAACAGCACCACGCAAGCAGCAAACGGAAACGGAAGCCCGGGGAGCGAAACCCGCACCACGATCCGGTCGGCACTAAGCACCTCGATCCAACCGCCAGAAGAGCCGCATGA
- a CDS encoding NUDIX hydrolase, protein MPYTYEYPHPAVTVDGVVFGYDEADLKVLLIQRDQPPYRGKWALPGGFVDMNESLEAAARRELEEETGVTELYLEQLYTFGEPKRDPRERVISVAYYALVKLADHTVRAASDARNVAWFPVANLPALAFDHEEILDVALRRLKGKIRYEPIGFELLPEKFPLSELQRLYETILEQPLDKRNFRKKILSMGLLADTEEIQQDVAHRAARLYRFDEPSYRRLKKAGFNFEL, encoded by the coding sequence ATGCCCTACACCTACGAATATCCGCATCCAGCCGTGACGGTTGACGGCGTTGTTTTCGGCTACGACGAGGCCGACTTGAAGGTTTTGCTGATTCAACGAGATCAGCCGCCCTATCGGGGCAAGTGGGCGCTGCCCGGTGGATTCGTGGACATGAATGAAAGCCTTGAGGCTGCAGCCCGACGGGAGCTGGAAGAGGAAACAGGCGTCACTGAGCTTTATCTGGAGCAGCTCTACACGTTCGGCGAACCGAAGCGCGACCCTCGCGAACGAGTGATCAGCGTCGCCTACTACGCACTCGTGAAGCTGGCGGATCACACGGTGCGCGCCGCCAGCGATGCACGGAATGTGGCTTGGTTTCCGGTCGCGAACTTGCCGGCGCTGGCCTTCGATCATGAGGAGATCCTCGACGTGGCACTCCGTCGTTTGAAGGGGAAGATCCGCTACGAGCCGATCGGCTTCGAACTCCTGCCCGAGAAGTTCCCTCTTTCGGAGCTGCAGCGTCTCTATGAGACGATCCTGGAACAGCCGCTGGATAAGCGGAATTTCAGGAAGAAGATTCTTAGCATGGGACTGCTGGCGGATACCGAGGAGATCCAGCAGGACGTCGCCCATCGTGCGGCGCGCCTCTATCGTTTCGACGAGCCGAGCTACCGGCGCCTGAAAAAGGCGGGATTCAATTTCGAACTTTGA